A window of Pseudomonas guangdongensis contains these coding sequences:
- a CDS encoding BatD family protein: protein MIRFPLRRLPLLAGLLALLCGAAQAAGLTASVDRSSLNLGEIVELSLESSAPTLEGRPDLTPLAAQFEILDTRLLSRQVLADGETQRHDRLVIALQPRLAGRLTIPPLSLGAERSQAIVLQVHEPRPVAADNALAPVFIDASLDQDSVYVQAQAVLTLRVFHSVALYDDSQLSPLEMEDARVEPLGARRTYEQEIDGVRHGVQEVRYAIFPQRSGTLQIPAQLFSATALASQDAAGQPFGPRSGRPLQVRSPALALQVKPRPASYPADAPWLPAHSLSLSETWTPEPQRPQVGDSLTRNLLLRAEGLGGAQLPDLSRPLAHPGLRSYPDQPRLRSRSNAGGLVGSREESIALVPTAAGTIELPALEVVWWNTREERLERASLPARRIEVQAAPLAEMPVPADMPRGAAQAPSPLWPWQLACMLLLAGNLLTLVLWWRARRQPAVIRAASSGPSPRTLQDDLRRACQSNDPHATRQALDAWARQQPETLAAMAARYVPLSAALDDLNGALYSESGQHWQGEALWQAIGRLPAPSDTALAADGNPLPPLYPR from the coding sequence ATGATCCGTTTTCCGCTCCGCCGCCTGCCGCTGCTGGCCGGCCTGCTCGCCCTGCTGTGCGGCGCCGCCCAGGCCGCCGGCCTCACCGCCAGCGTCGACCGCAGCAGCCTGAACCTCGGCGAGATCGTCGAGCTGAGCCTGGAAAGCAGCGCACCGACCCTGGAGGGGCGGCCCGACCTGACCCCGCTCGCGGCGCAGTTCGAGATCCTCGACACCCGCCTGCTCAGCCGTCAGGTGCTCGCCGACGGCGAGACGCAGCGCCACGACCGGCTGGTCATCGCCCTGCAGCCGCGGCTGGCCGGACGCCTGACCATCCCGCCGCTGAGTCTCGGCGCCGAGCGCTCCCAGGCCATCGTCCTGCAGGTCCACGAACCGCGCCCGGTCGCCGCCGACAACGCCCTGGCGCCGGTGTTCATCGACGCCAGCCTCGATCAGGACAGCGTCTATGTGCAGGCCCAGGCGGTGCTCACTCTGCGGGTGTTCCATTCGGTGGCGCTGTACGACGACAGCCAGCTCAGCCCGCTGGAGATGGAGGACGCCCGGGTCGAGCCGCTCGGCGCACGGCGCACCTACGAGCAGGAGATCGACGGCGTGCGGCACGGCGTGCAGGAAGTGCGCTACGCGATCTTCCCGCAGCGCAGCGGCACCCTGCAGATTCCCGCGCAGCTGTTCAGCGCCACCGCGCTGGCCAGCCAGGACGCGGCCGGCCAGCCGTTCGGCCCGCGCAGCGGGCGACCGCTGCAGGTGCGCTCGCCGGCCCTGGCCCTGCAGGTCAAGCCGCGCCCGGCCAGCTATCCGGCCGACGCGCCCTGGCTGCCGGCGCACAGCCTGAGCCTCAGCGAAACCTGGACGCCCGAGCCGCAACGGCCGCAGGTCGGCGACTCGCTGACCCGCAACCTGCTGCTGCGCGCCGAGGGACTGGGCGGCGCGCAGCTGCCCGACCTGAGCCGGCCGCTCGCCCATCCGGGGCTGCGCAGCTACCCCGACCAGCCGCGCCTGCGCAGCCGCAGCAACGCCGGCGGGCTGGTCGGCAGCCGCGAGGAAAGCATCGCCCTGGTGCCCACCGCCGCCGGCACCATCGAGCTGCCGGCCCTGGAAGTGGTGTGGTGGAACACCCGCGAGGAGCGCCTGGAGCGCGCCAGCCTGCCGGCGCGGCGCATCGAGGTGCAGGCCGCGCCCCTGGCCGAGATGCCGGTGCCGGCCGACATGCCACGCGGCGCGGCGCAGGCGCCTTCGCCCCTGTGGCCCTGGCAGCTGGCCTGCATGCTGCTGCTGGCCGGCAACCTGCTGACCCTGGTCCTCTGGTGGCGCGCCCGCCGCCAGCCGGCGGTGATCCGCGCCGCCAGCAGCGGCCCCAGCCCGCGCACCCTGCAGGACGACCTGCGCCGCGCCTGCCAGAGCAACGACCCGCACGCCACCCGCCAGGCGCTCGACGCCTGGGCGCGCCAGCAGCCGGAAACCCTGGCGGCCATGGCCGCCCGCTATGTACCGCTGTCGGCCGCCCTCGACGACCTCAACGGCGCCCTGTACAGCGAGAGCGGCCAGCACTGGCAGGGCGAGGCGCTCTGGCAGGCCATCGGCCGGCTGCCGGCACCGTCCGACACTGCGCTCGCCGCCGACGGCAACCCGCTGCCGCCGCTCTACCCGCGCTGA